Proteins found in one Longimicrobiaceae bacterium genomic segment:
- a CDS encoding dodecin: MSHAFKAIEMVGTSDKSFDDAARNAVKRAGETMRNLEWMEVCEQRGYIKGGEVNEYQVKVKLWFKLEG, from the coding sequence ATGAGCCACGCGTTCAAGGCGATCGAGATGGTGGGAACGTCGGACAAGAGCTTCGACGACGCCGCGCGCAACGCGGTGAAGCGCGCGGGCGAGACCATGCGGAACCTGGAGTGGATGGAGGTCTGCGAGCAGCGCGGCTACATCAAAGGCGGCGAGGTCAACGAGTACCAGGTGAAAGTGAAGCTCTGGTTCAAGCTGGAAGGCTGA